The segment TAAGCGTTCAAGGATTTATTGATGGAGAGGGAGGCGGAGCTCCTGATCCTCTGAAACTGGCGGGATTATGGCAATGCGCGCACAAAGACGCACGGTAATTGACCCGATGTATGGTGAGGATGCTGACGTGATGAATGTCTTAATAATAATTATGGGTGGCCTGCCTTTGTGGTCAAACCAACCGCATCGGCCTTTTTTATCCAATGTTTTGGTGCCAGTATAAAACTATTGAGTCCAACCTGATTTTTAAATCACTCGAATTCGATGGATTTAAATGGTATTCTTCTTTTTCGATTCACGGTTTTCCTGTTATTCTGACTGTAGTTTCTGTAACAACAAAGAAATGTTCGGGAAGGGAGTTTTCATATTTTTCAAGCACATTCTTAAGTACAGCAATTTTATTGGCACCCCGCTCATCTTCAAGACGTAAAATGATTACACCTTTATGTTGCTTTTTCTCTCGAAAAACAAGCTCGCCAAAGTCTTTATCATTTGTGATCAGAATGCGGTCTGGCTCGCTGGCTATCCGGATAACCTCTTTATCATTTGCACCCCTGATTTCATCAAATACAGAAATTACATCATGATGTTGCTCGATTAGCCACCGCGCAACTGCAGGTCCTGTGCATTCATCCACAAGGAACCGCATCTGTCAAGCCTCTGCTTTCAGAGGCATAAATGTGGTGTCTTCAAGGGATTGTGTAGCAAAGAGCAAACATGCTTTTATGTCTTCCCTGGTCAATCCTTTGTATTCTTCAAGGATCTCCTCTTCAGAAGCACCGTGCGCTAGTAATCCCAGGATAAATTGCACTGTAAGTCTTGTTCCCCTGATCACAGGTTTTCCTTTCATGATACCGGGGTCAAGAATGATGCGTTTAAGCAATTTTTCACCTTTCATATTTTTTCACCTTCTTTATTATGTTCTCTTCTGTAACATAAAGACCAATGATTACCTTGTATATTTTACTGGATTTCCTTTATGTTCTCGAATTCCAGGTTAAGTTTCGACAACACCTGAGAAGATCATGCGGACTTTTTTTTGTAGTTTTATCCGTGCCCCGATTTCAGCACTATGACTGTTATTCGAGTTCAAAATAATCAAAGGATGAATGTTACACCTATCGTTTGCAGTCAAAGACCCCTGATCTACACTCAAATCCAGAGCGGGGCTCGGGAGGGAGAGTACCTGATGCTCTGATGGGATTATGGCAATGCGCGCACAAAGACGCACGGTAATTGACCCGATGTATGGTGAGGATGCTGACGTGATCAAGGTTTTAAGAAGAATTAGGAGTGGCCTGGAATAGCGACATTTATGTTGCAGTCAACGACCCCTGACCTCCACTCAAATCCAGAGCGGAGCTCGGGAGGCGGAGCACCTGATGCTCTGACCTGGTGGAATTATGGCAATGCGCGCACAAAGATGCACAGTAATTGACCCGATGTACATTACTCACCGACTGTGGAATGGAATCCTTCTTTTTCACTCATTCCCCTTCCAACTTTCTGGTAGTTCTATCCTCCACCAATATCCTCATCTGGTGAATGGCAATCTGGTTCAAGCGTGTCAAGCGCTCAGCCTGCTCCAGCCCCTCATTGATAAACACCGCATTCAGGTTTTCCATATTAGACAAACAGACCAGTTGTGATACATTGGCAAAGTCACGGATATTGCCGGTTTCATCAGGATTTTCTGAGCGCCACTGAGCAGCGGTTTTACCAAACAGTGCCATATTGAGAATGTCGGCTTCAGATGCGTAAACATGGCTGATTTGTTGTTTGTTCAGGGTGGCAGGAATCAGTTTTTCCTTGATGGCATCGGTATGAATTCGGTAGTTGATTTAGGTAAGGTTACGGCGGATGTCCCAGCCCAGTTGTTTTTGTTCTTCGTCTTTGAGTCGTTGGAATTCTTTGATGAGATAA is part of the Methanosarcinales archaeon genome and harbors:
- a CDS encoding DUF5615 family PIN-like protein, with amino-acid sequence MRFLVDECTGPAVARWLIEQHHDVISVFDEIRGANDKEVIRIASEPDRILITNDKDFGELVFREKKQHKGVIILRLEDERGANKIAVLKNVLEKYENSLPEHFFVVTETTVRITGKP
- a CDS encoding DUF433 domain-containing protein, translating into MKGEKLLKRIILDPGIMKGKPVIRGTRLTVQFILGLLAHGASEEEILEEYKGLTREDIKACLLFATQSLEDTTFMPLKAEA